The Myotis daubentonii chromosome 9, mMyoDau2.1, whole genome shotgun sequence genome has a segment encoding these proteins:
- the MYOD1 gene encoding myoblast determination protein 1, with translation MELLSPPLRDVDLTGPDGSLCNFATADDFYDDPCFDSPDLRFFEDLDPRLVHVGAFLKPEDSHFPAAVHPAPGAREDEHVRAPSGHHQAGRCLLWACKACKRKTTNADRRKAATMRERRRLSKVNEAFETLKRCTSSNPNQRLPKVEILRNAIRYIEGLQALLRDQDAAPPGTAAAFYAPGPLPSGRGGEHYSGDSDASSPRSNCSDGMMDYSGPTSGARRRNCYDGSYFSQAPSEPRPGKSAAVSSLDCLSSIVERISTESPAAPALLLADPPPEPSPGAHEAAAPDEDDRGAPTPTPDIAPQCPGGANPNPIYQVL, from the exons ATGGAGCTGCTGTCGCCACCGCTACGCGACGTAGACTTGACGGGTCCCGACGGCTCTCTCTGCAACTTTGCTACAGCGGACGACTTCTACGATGACCCGTGTTTCGACTCCCCGGACCTGCGCTTCTTTGAGGACCTGGACCCGCGCCTCGTGCACGTGGGCGCATTTCTGAAACCTGAGGACTCCCACTTCCCTGCGGCTGTGCACCCGGCCCCCGGCGCCCGCGAGGACGAGCATGTGCGCGCGCCTAGTGGGCACCACCAGGCGGGCCGCTGTCTACTCTGGGCTTGCAAGGCGTGCAAGCGCAAGACCACCAACGCCGACCGCCGCAAGGCTGCCACCATGCGCGAGCGGCGCCGCCTGAGCAAAGTCAACGAGGCCTTCGAGACGCTCAAGCGCTGCACGTCTAGCAATCCTAACCAGCGGCTGCCCAAGGTGGAGATCCTGCGCAACGCCATCCGCTACATCGAGGGACTGCAGGCGCTGCTACGCGACCAGGACGCCGCGCCCCCTGGCACCGCGGCTGCCTTCTACGCGCCCGGCCCGCTGCCTTCTGGCCGCGGCGGCGAGCACTACAGCGGCGACTCCGACGCATCCAGCCCGCGCTCCAACTGCTCCGACGGCATG ATGGATTACAGCGGCCCCACCAGCGGCGCCCGGAGACGGAACTGCTACGATGGCTCCTACTTCAGCCAGGCGCCCAGCG AACCGAGGCCCGGGAAGAGCGCTGCAGTGTCGAGCCTCGACTGCCTGTCCAGCATCGTGGAGCGCATCTCCACCGAGAGCCCCGCCGCGCCCGCGCTTCTGCTGGCCGACCCGCCGCCCGAGCCGTCCCCGGGCGCGCACGAGGCGGCCGCCCCGGACGAGGACGAtcgcggcgccccaacccctacCCCCGATATTGCGCCGCAGTGCCCCGGGGGCGCGAACCCCAACCCGATCTACCAGGTGCTCTGA